The genomic region CCTCGGCCTCGGCGGCTGCGGCCGCACCCCCTACCGCAGGCTCTCCGGCGGCCAGCAGCAGCGCCTGGCCCTCGCCATGGCCGTGGTCGGCCGCCCCGAGCTGGTCTTCCTGGACGAGCCCACCGCAGGCCTGGACCCGCAGGCCCGTCGCGCGACCTGGGAGCTCGTACGGGAGCTGCGCGCGGACGGGGTCTCCGTCGTGCTCACCACCCACCACATGGACGAGGCCGAGCAGCTCGCGGACGAGGTCGCCATCGTGGACGCGGGCAAGGTCATCGCCCACGGCAGCCCCGAGCAGCTGTGCCGGGGCGGCGCAGAGAACACGCTGCGCTTCACCGGCCGGCCCGCCCTGGACCTCGCCTCGCTGCTCAAGGCGCTGCCCGACGGCACCCAGGCCGCCGAGCTCACCCCGGGCGTCTACCGGGTCACCGGCGACGTCGACCCCCAGCTGCTGGCCACCGTCGCCTCCTGGTGCGCGCAGCACGGCGTCATGCCGGACAGCCTCTCGGTGGAGCGGCACACCCTGGAGGACGTGTTCTTGGAGCTGACCGGCAAGGAGTTGCGTTCATGACGGCGTACGGGACCGGCACCTGCCGGGGGTCCGGGGGTTGCCCCCTGGGAGGACACAGCGTGGAGCCGACCGGTAAGGAGCTGCGCCGATGAGCGTCGGCACGTTCACCCCCGCCCCGGGGGCGGCCCCCGTCTCCCGCATGATCCTCGCGCAGACGGCGCTGGAGACCCGGATGCTGCTGCGCAACGGGGAGCAGCTGCTGCTGACCGTGATCATCCCGGCGCTGCTGCTGACCCTCTTCTCGGCCGTCGACATCGTCGATACGGGTTCCGGGAACTCCGTGGACTTCCTCGCCCCCGGCATCCTGGCCCTCGCCGTGATGTCCACCGCCTTCACCGGCCAGGCCATCGCCACCGGATTCGACCGCCGCTACGGGGTCCTCAAGCGCCTCGGGGCCTCCCCGCTGCCGCGCTGGGCCCTGATGGCCTCCAAGACCCTGTCCGTACTGGTCACCGAGGTGCTCCAGATCGCCCTGCTCACGGCGATCGCCTTCGCCCTGGGCTGGTCCCCGCACGGGAACCCGCTGTCGGTGGCCGCGCTCGTCCTGCTGGGCACCGCCGCGTTCTCCGGGCTGGGCCTGCTGATGGCGGGCACCCTCAAGGCCGAGATGACCCTGGCCGCCGCCAATCTGGTGTTCCTGCTGCTGCTGGTCGGCGGCGGGGTGATCGTGCCGATGGAGAAGTTCCCGGGCGCCGTCCAGTCCGTACTCGGGCTGCTGCCCATCTCGGCCCTGTCCGACGGGCTGCGCGAGGTGCTCCAGCACGGGGCGGCCCTGCCGTGGGGCGACGCGGCCGTACTGGCGGTCTGGGCCGTACTCGGTCTGGGCGCCGCTGCGCGCCTCTTCCGCTGGGAATGAAACCCTTCCCCTCGCGGCGGCGTTGCCGCGAGGATGGGCGCCTCCACACATGAAGCCGGGGGGCGGACATGGTGCAGCGGGAGGCCGTTCTACGGCTGGACGACCAATGGGCACGCGTGCGGTCGGGGGCGGCGCACACGGAGCCGGCGGAGTGCGAGCGGCTGCTCGACGAGCTGATCGGAGCCCTGCGCACCCGGTCCGA from Streptomyces sp. NBC_00190 harbors:
- a CDS encoding ABC transporter ATP-binding protein codes for the protein MSNDPAVEIRGLVKRYGPRAAVDGLDLTVRRASVTAVLGPNGAGKTTTVETCEGYRRPDAGTVRVLGLDPVAQAEALRPRIGVMLQSGGVYSGARAVEMLRHMAKLYADPLDVGPLVERLGLGGCGRTPYRRLSGGQQQRLALAMAVVGRPELVFLDEPTAGLDPQARRATWELVRELRADGVSVVLTTHHMDEAEQLADEVAIVDAGKVIAHGSPEQLCRGGAENTLRFTGRPALDLASLLKALPDGTQAAELTPGVYRVTGDVDPQLLATVASWCAQHGVMPDSLSVERHTLEDVFLELTGKELRS
- a CDS encoding ABC transporter permease, which encodes MSVGTFTPAPGAAPVSRMILAQTALETRMLLRNGEQLLLTVIIPALLLTLFSAVDIVDTGSGNSVDFLAPGILALAVMSTAFTGQAIATGFDRRYGVLKRLGASPLPRWALMASKTLSVLVTEVLQIALLTAIAFALGWSPHGNPLSVAALVLLGTAAFSGLGLLMAGTLKAEMTLAAANLVFLLLLVGGGVIVPMEKFPGAVQSVLGLLPISALSDGLREVLQHGAALPWGDAAVLAVWAVLGLGAAARLFRWE